A DNA window from Lutra lutra chromosome 8, mLutLut1.2, whole genome shotgun sequence contains the following coding sequences:
- the LOC125107027 gene encoding uncharacterized protein LOC125107027 encodes MHVSSTGTACACVVGVLESEEKECVVCGVQVFQHRLRSSRGDLRPTCVVGSTRPELATEPRPFPLADPPPGDDFSPSLASVPERKGLGRKHVIQAQTFSVLTTAPADVVQLSALRDPRSGGESPGGPQGGAGKTAARRRERLLPPRQSGGDRRDGLRGPVRGAQSGATDGLEGPEAEKRLGDGVSRAAGCWSERVADTVEPERSGRVRRLGLPGADSCRGPAENRAPGGALAGDAGVRRDEQRFREGEGKRVAKLPSGNGLFRRGGGGSEGGLASQVRWLSEAPAEPRPGRTGSRDARGCQPGLPMNRPFLTGRFLARLCPPVSPALGALAGGCGADALCHHQAGSLALFPVYLLGVAVQGNLGPA; translated from the exons ATGCATGTGAGCAGCACAGGAACGGCATGTGCATGTGTGGTGGGAGTCCTGGAGTCGGAGGAGAAGGAGTGTGTGGTGTGTGGAGTGCAGGTGTTCCAG CACCGCCTGCGCTCCTCTCGTGGGGATCTGCGACCCACCTGTGTGGTGGGGAGCACGCGGCCGGAACTGGCCACGGAACCCCGCCCCTTTCCGTTAGCAGACCCGCCCCCTGGAGATGATTTCTCGCCCTCATTGGCCAGTGTCCCGGAGCGGAAGGGGCTGGGCCGCAAACACGTGA TTCAGGCCCAGACGTTCTCCGTCTTGACGACCGCGCCTGCGGACGTCGTGCAGCTGTCCGCCCTCAGGGACCCGCGGTCGGGAGGAGAGAGCCCTGGCGGTCCCCAGGGCGGGGCGGGCAAGACCGCCGCTCGGCGCCGAGAGCGGCTGCTCCCGCCGCGGCAGTCCGGAGGAGACCGGAGAGACGGCCTCCGCGGGCCGGTGCGAGGGGCGCAGTCTGGGGCCACCGACGGCTTGGAGGGGCCGGAAGCGGAGAAGCGGCTCGGGGACGGGGTCTCCCGGGCTGCCGGCTGCTGGAGCGAGAG AGTAGCAGACACGGTTGAGCCCGAGCGTTCGGGGCGCGTCCGTCGGCTTGGGTTGCCGGGAGCTGATTCCTGCCGCGGCCCCGCGGAGAATCGCGCACCGGGAGGCGCTCTCGCGGGCGACGCCGGCGTGCGCCGGGATGAGCAGAGGTTCCGTGAAGGCGAAGGCAAGCGCGTGGCAAAGCTTCCTTCCGGGAACGGACTCTTCCGGAGGGGCGGAGGAGGCTCGGAGGGCGGTTTGGCCTCGCAGGTGAGGTGGCTGTCCGAAGCGCCCGCAGAGCCCAGGCCAGGAAGGACGGGTTCCCGGGACGCGCGGGGGTGTCAGCCCGGCCTCCCCATGAACCGGCCGTTTCTCACCGGGCGTTTCCTAGCCAGGCTGTGTCCTCCAGTCTCCCCCGCGCTGGGAGCCCTGGCCGGTGGGTGTGGTGCGGACGCTCTGTGTCACCACCAGGCCGGATCCCTTGCTCTCTTCCCCGTGTACCTGCTGGGCGTTGCTGTGCAGGGCAACCTGGGACCAGCCTGA
- the CPT1B gene encoding carnitine O-palmitoyltransferase 1, muscle isoform isoform X1: MAEAHQAVAFQFTVTPDGVDFRLSREALKHIYLSGINSWKKRLIRIKNGILRGVYPGSPTSWLVVVMATVGSSYCKVDISMGLVCYIQRCLPEGCGPYQTPQTRELLSMVVFSTGVWMTGIFFFRQTLKLLLSYHGWMFEMHGQTSHFTKVWAICVRLLSSRRPMLYSFQTSLPKLPVPSVPATIQRYLESVRPLLDDAEYYRMETLAKDFQEKTAPRLQKYLVLKSWWATNYVSDWWEEYVYLRSRAPLVVNSNYYVMDFVLIQNTNIQAARLGNIVHAMILYRRKLDREEIKPVMAQGIVPMCSYQMERMFNTTRIPGKESDLLQHLSDSRHVAVYHKGRFFKVWLYEGSQLLKPCDLEMQFQKILDDPSPPQPGEEKLAALTAGGRTEWAQARQAFFSSGKNKAALDAIERAAFFVALDEESPHYDPEDEASLSLYGKALLHGNCYNRWFDKSFTIIAFKNGQLGLNTEHAWADAPIIGHLWEFVLGTDTFHLGYTETGHCLGKPNPMLMAPQRLHWDIPEQPSVASGDGGPSGCPLCLKMLKAHRDLPSLTAWRALPPADPSISWQCRAIIESSYQVAKALADDVELYCFQFLPFGKGLIKKCRTSPDAFVQIALQLAHFRDRGKFCLTYEASMTRMFREGRTETVRSCTSESTAFVQAMVEGSHMKADLQDLFRKASKKHQNMYRLAMTGCGIDRHLFCLYLVSKYLGVSSPFLAEVLSEPWRLSTSQTAQFQIRMFDPDKYPKHLGAGGGFGPVADDGYGVSYMIAGENTIFFHISSKFSSSETNAQRFGNHIRQALLDIADLFQVLQADS, from the exons ATGGCGGAAGCGCACCAGGCCGTGGCCTTCCAGTTCACGGTGACCCCAGATGGGGTCGACTTCCGGCTCAGTCGGGAGGCCCTAAAACACATCTACCTGTCCGGGATCAACTCCTGGAAGAAACGCCTGATTCGCATCAAG AATGGCATCCTTAGGGGGGTGTACCCTGGCAGCCCCACCAGCTGGCTGGTTGTCGTCATGGCAACAGTGGGTTCTTCCTACTGCAAGGTGGACATCTCCATGGGGCTGGTCTGCTATATCCAGAGGTGCCTCCCTGAGGG ATGTGGCCCCTACCAGACCCCACAGACCCGGGAACTTCTCAGCATGGTCGTCTTCTCAACGGGCGTCTGGATGACAGGCATCTTCTTCTTCCGCCAAACCCTGAAACTGCTTCTTTCCTACCATGGCTGGATGTTCGAGATGCATGGCCAGACCAGCCACTTCACCAAAGTCTGGGCT ATCTGTGTCCGCCTTCTGTCCAGCCGGCGGCCCATGCTCTACAGCTTCCAGACATCCCTGCCCAAGCTTCCCGTGCCCAGCGTGCCGGCCACAATTCAGCGG TACCTGGAATCTGTGCGGCCCTTGCTGGATGATGCGGAATACTACCGAATGGAGACGCTGGCCAAGGACTTCCAGGAGAAGACTGCCCCCAGGCTGCAGAAGTACCTGGTCCTCAAGTCATGGTGGGCAACTAACTAT gTGAGTGACTGGTGGGAAGAGTACGTGTACCTGAGGAGCAGGGCGCCCCTTGTGGTGAACAGCAACTACTACGTCATG GACTTCGTGCTCATCCAGAATACAAACATACAGGCAGCTCGCCTGGGAAACATCGTCCATGCTATGATCCTATATCGCCGTAAACTGGACCGGGAAGAGATCAAGCCT GTGATGGCGCAGGGCATTGTACCCATGTGCTCCTACCAGATGGAGAGGATGTTCAACACTACTCGGATCCCGGGCAAGGAGTCAG ACCTGCTGCAGCACCTCTCGGACAGCAGGCACGTGGCTGTCTACCACAAGGGCCGCTTCTTCAAGGTGTGGCTCTACGAGGGCTCCCAGCTGCTCAAGCCTTGCGACCTAGAGATGCAGTTCCAGAAGATCCTGGatgacccctccccacctcagcctGGGGAGGAAAAGCTGGCAGCCCTCACTGCAGGGGGAAG AACGGAGTGGGCACAGGCACGCCAGGCCTTCTTCAGCTCTGGCAAGAACAAGGCCGCTTTGGATGCTATCGAGCGTGCTGCTTTCTTCGTGGCCCTGGATGAGGAGTCTCCCCACTATGACCCCGAAGACGAGGCCAGCCTCAGCCTCTATGGCAAGGCTCTGCTACATGGCAACTGCTACAACAG GTGGTTTGACAAGTCTTTCACTATCATCGCTTTCAAGAATGGCCAGCTGGGCCTCAACACGGAACACGCGTGGGCAGACGCACCTATCATAGGGCATCTCTGGGAG TTTGTCCTGGGCACTGACACCTTCCACCTGGGCTACACGGAGACCGGGCACTGCCTGGGCAAGCCAAACCCCATGCTTATGGCTCCCCAGCGGCTGCATTGGGACATTCCTGAGCAG CCCAGCGTGGCCTCTGGGGATGGAGGCCCCTCAGGTTGCCCTCTGTGTCTGAAGATGTTGAAGGCTCACCGAGACCTGCCCAGCCTCACTGCTTGGAGAGCTCTGCCCCCAGCTGACCCTTCCATATCTTGGCAGTGCCGGGCCATCATCGAGAGCTCCTACCAGGTGGCCAAGGCACTGGCAGACGACGTGGAGCTGTACTGCTTCCAGTTCCTGCCGTTTGGCAAAGGCCTCATCAAGAAGTGTCGTACCAGCCCGGACGCCTTCGTGCAGATTGCCCTGCAGCTGGCCCACTTCCGG GACAGGGGCAAGTTCTGCCTAACCTATGAAGCCTCCATGACCAGGATGTTCCGGGAGGGACGGACCGAGACCGTGCGTTCCTGTACCAGCGAGTCCACGGCCTTTGTTCAGGCCATGGTGGAGGGGTCCCACATG AAAGCAGACCTCCAAGATCTCTTCCGGAAGGCTTCAAAGAAACACCAGAACATGTACCGCCTGGCCATGACAGGGTGTGGGATAGATAGGCACCTCTTCTGCCTTTACCTGGTCTCCAAGTACCTGGGGGTCAGCTCCCCTTTCCTGGCTGAG GTGCTCTCAGAACCCTGGCGCCTCTCCACCAGCCAGACTGCTCAATTCCAGATCCGTATGTTTGACCCGGACAAGTACCCCAAACACCTGGGTGCCGGTGGTGGCTTTGGCCCT GTGGCAGATGACGGCTATGGGGTTTCCTACATGATTGCGGGCGAGAACACCATCTTTTTCCACATCTCCAGCAAGTTCTCAAGCTCAGAGACA AATGCCCAGCGCTTTGGGAACCACATCCGCCAAGCTCTGCTGGACATCGCTGATCTTTTCCAAGTTCTCCAGGCTGACAGCTGA
- the CPT1B gene encoding carnitine O-palmitoyltransferase 1, muscle isoform isoform X2 — MAEAHQAVAFQFTVTPDGVDFRLSREALKHIYLSGINSWKKRLIRIKNGILRGVYPGSPTSWLVVVMATVGSSYCKVDISMGLVCYIQRCLPEGCGPYQTPQTRELLSMVVFSTGVWMTGIFFFRQTLKLLLSYHGWMFEMHGQTSHFTKVWAICVRLLSSRRPMLYSFQTSLPKLPVPSVPATIQRYLESVRPLLDDAEYYRMETLAKDFQEKTAPRLQKYLVLKSWWATNYVSDWWEEYVYLRSRAPLVVNSNYYVMDFVLIQNTNIQAARLGNIVHAMILYRRKLDREEIKPVMAQGIVPMCSYQMERMFNTTRIPGKESDLLQHLSDSRHVAVYHKGRFFKVWLYEGSQLLKPCDLEMQFQKILDDPSPPQPGEEKLAALTAGGRTEWAQARQAFFSSGKNKAALDAIERAAFFVALDEESPHYDPEDEASLSLYGKALLHGNCYNRWFDKSFTIIAFKNGQLGLNTEHAWADAPIIGHLWEFVLGTDTFHLGYTETGHCLGKPNPMLMAPQRLHWDIPEQCRAIIESSYQVAKALADDVELYCFQFLPFGKGLIKKCRTSPDAFVQIALQLAHFRDRGKFCLTYEASMTRMFREGRTETVRSCTSESTAFVQAMVEGSHMKADLQDLFRKASKKHQNMYRLAMTGCGIDRHLFCLYLVSKYLGVSSPFLAEVLSEPWRLSTSQTAQFQIRMFDPDKYPKHLGAGGGFGPVADDGYGVSYMIAGENTIFFHISSKFSSSETNAQRFGNHIRQALLDIADLFQVLQADS, encoded by the exons ATGGCGGAAGCGCACCAGGCCGTGGCCTTCCAGTTCACGGTGACCCCAGATGGGGTCGACTTCCGGCTCAGTCGGGAGGCCCTAAAACACATCTACCTGTCCGGGATCAACTCCTGGAAGAAACGCCTGATTCGCATCAAG AATGGCATCCTTAGGGGGGTGTACCCTGGCAGCCCCACCAGCTGGCTGGTTGTCGTCATGGCAACAGTGGGTTCTTCCTACTGCAAGGTGGACATCTCCATGGGGCTGGTCTGCTATATCCAGAGGTGCCTCCCTGAGGG ATGTGGCCCCTACCAGACCCCACAGACCCGGGAACTTCTCAGCATGGTCGTCTTCTCAACGGGCGTCTGGATGACAGGCATCTTCTTCTTCCGCCAAACCCTGAAACTGCTTCTTTCCTACCATGGCTGGATGTTCGAGATGCATGGCCAGACCAGCCACTTCACCAAAGTCTGGGCT ATCTGTGTCCGCCTTCTGTCCAGCCGGCGGCCCATGCTCTACAGCTTCCAGACATCCCTGCCCAAGCTTCCCGTGCCCAGCGTGCCGGCCACAATTCAGCGG TACCTGGAATCTGTGCGGCCCTTGCTGGATGATGCGGAATACTACCGAATGGAGACGCTGGCCAAGGACTTCCAGGAGAAGACTGCCCCCAGGCTGCAGAAGTACCTGGTCCTCAAGTCATGGTGGGCAACTAACTAT gTGAGTGACTGGTGGGAAGAGTACGTGTACCTGAGGAGCAGGGCGCCCCTTGTGGTGAACAGCAACTACTACGTCATG GACTTCGTGCTCATCCAGAATACAAACATACAGGCAGCTCGCCTGGGAAACATCGTCCATGCTATGATCCTATATCGCCGTAAACTGGACCGGGAAGAGATCAAGCCT GTGATGGCGCAGGGCATTGTACCCATGTGCTCCTACCAGATGGAGAGGATGTTCAACACTACTCGGATCCCGGGCAAGGAGTCAG ACCTGCTGCAGCACCTCTCGGACAGCAGGCACGTGGCTGTCTACCACAAGGGCCGCTTCTTCAAGGTGTGGCTCTACGAGGGCTCCCAGCTGCTCAAGCCTTGCGACCTAGAGATGCAGTTCCAGAAGATCCTGGatgacccctccccacctcagcctGGGGAGGAAAAGCTGGCAGCCCTCACTGCAGGGGGAAG AACGGAGTGGGCACAGGCACGCCAGGCCTTCTTCAGCTCTGGCAAGAACAAGGCCGCTTTGGATGCTATCGAGCGTGCTGCTTTCTTCGTGGCCCTGGATGAGGAGTCTCCCCACTATGACCCCGAAGACGAGGCCAGCCTCAGCCTCTATGGCAAGGCTCTGCTACATGGCAACTGCTACAACAG GTGGTTTGACAAGTCTTTCACTATCATCGCTTTCAAGAATGGCCAGCTGGGCCTCAACACGGAACACGCGTGGGCAGACGCACCTATCATAGGGCATCTCTGGGAG TTTGTCCTGGGCACTGACACCTTCCACCTGGGCTACACGGAGACCGGGCACTGCCTGGGCAAGCCAAACCCCATGCTTATGGCTCCCCAGCGGCTGCATTGGGACATTCCTGAGCAG TGCCGGGCCATCATCGAGAGCTCCTACCAGGTGGCCAAGGCACTGGCAGACGACGTGGAGCTGTACTGCTTCCAGTTCCTGCCGTTTGGCAAAGGCCTCATCAAGAAGTGTCGTACCAGCCCGGACGCCTTCGTGCAGATTGCCCTGCAGCTGGCCCACTTCCGG GACAGGGGCAAGTTCTGCCTAACCTATGAAGCCTCCATGACCAGGATGTTCCGGGAGGGACGGACCGAGACCGTGCGTTCCTGTACCAGCGAGTCCACGGCCTTTGTTCAGGCCATGGTGGAGGGGTCCCACATG AAAGCAGACCTCCAAGATCTCTTCCGGAAGGCTTCAAAGAAACACCAGAACATGTACCGCCTGGCCATGACAGGGTGTGGGATAGATAGGCACCTCTTCTGCCTTTACCTGGTCTCCAAGTACCTGGGGGTCAGCTCCCCTTTCCTGGCTGAG GTGCTCTCAGAACCCTGGCGCCTCTCCACCAGCCAGACTGCTCAATTCCAGATCCGTATGTTTGACCCGGACAAGTACCCCAAACACCTGGGTGCCGGTGGTGGCTTTGGCCCT GTGGCAGATGACGGCTATGGGGTTTCCTACATGATTGCGGGCGAGAACACCATCTTTTTCCACATCTCCAGCAAGTTCTCAAGCTCAGAGACA AATGCCCAGCGCTTTGGGAACCACATCCGCCAAGCTCTGCTGGACATCGCTGATCTTTTCCAAGTTCTCCAGGCTGACAGCTGA
- the CHKB gene encoding choline/ethanolamine kinase, with protein sequence MAAEGTAVAGGGAVGDRLAKDSLPQSQCPDAARNRRRGSSLSRDAERRAYQCCREYLGGAWRRVRPEELRVDPVSGGLSNLLFRCSLPDQLPSVGREPREVLLRLYGAILQGVDSLVLESVMFAILAERSLGPQLYGVFPEGRLEQYIPSRPLKTCELREPVLSAEIATKMARFHGMEMPFTKEPHWLFGTMERYLKQIQDLPPTGLPQMNLLETYSLKDEMGNLRKLLDSTPSPVVFCHNDVQEGNILLLSEPGNTDRLMLVDFEYSSYNYRGFDIGNHFCEWIYDYTHEEWPFYKAQPADYPTPGQQLHFIRHYLAEVKKGETISQEEQRKLEEDLLVEANRYALASHFFWGLWSILQASMSTIEFGYLEYAQSRFQFYFQQKGQLSVFPSS encoded by the exons ATGGCTGCCGAGGGGACAGCTGTGGCCGGAGGCGGGGCTGTTGGCGACCGGCTGGCCAAGGACAGCTTGCCGCAGTCTCAGTGCCCGGACGCGGCCCGGAACCGGCGGCGCGGCTCGTCGCTGTCGCGTGACGCCGAGCGCCGAGCCTACCAGTGCTGCCGGGAGTACTTGGGCGGGGCCTGGCGCCGAGTGCGGCCGGAGGAGCTGAGGGTTGACCCTGTGAG CGGAGGCCTCAGTAACCTGCTCTTCCGCTGCTCGCTGCCGGACCAGCTGCCCAGCGTGGGCAGGGAGCCCCGGGAGGTGCTGCTGCGGCTGTACGGGGCCATCCTGCAG GGCGTGGATTCCTTGGTCCTCGAAAGTGTGATGTTCGCCATCCTGGCAGAGCGGTCGCTCGGGCCCCAGCTCTATGGAGTCTTTCCAGAGGGCCGGCTGGAACAGTACATCCCA AGCCGGCCACTGAAAACCTGTGAGCTTCGAGAGCCAGTGCTGTCAGCAGAAATCGCCACGAAGATGGCCCGGTTCCATGGCATGGAGATGCCGTTCACTAAGGAGCCCCACTGGCTGTTTGGGACCATGGAACG GTACCTAAAGCAGATCCAGGACCTGCCCCCGACTGGCCTCCCCCAGATGAACCTGCTGGAGACATACAGCCTGAAGGATGAGATGGGCAACCTCAG GAAATTGTTAGACTCTACCCCATCACCTGTGGTTTTCTGTCACAATGATGTCCAGGAAG GGAACATCTTGCTGCTCTCAGAGCCAGGAAACACTGACAGACTCATGCTGGTCGACTTTGAGTACAGTAGTTACAACTACAG GGGCTTTGACATTGGGAACCATTTTTGTGAGTGGATTTATGATTATACTCACGAGGAGTGGCCTTTCTACAAAGCGCAGCCTGCAGACTACCCCACCCCGGGGCAGCAG CTCCATTTTATTCGCCATTACCTGGCAGAGGTCAAGAAAGGTGAGACCATCTCccaagaggagcagaggaaactAGAAGAAGATTTGCTGGTAGAGGCTAATCG ATATGCTCTGGCATCCCATTTCTTTTGGGGTCTCTGGTCTATTCTCCAGGCGTCTATGTCCACCATAGAATTCGGTTACTTG GAGTACGCCCAGTCTCGCTTCCAGTTCTACTTCCAGCAGAAAGGACAGCTGAGCGTCTTCCCCTCATCCTGA